Within Hydra vulgaris chromosome 02, alternate assembly HydraT2T_AEP, the genomic segment CTCTGTAAAGAATACTGTTGTTATATTtgagctggttcttctaatgatgctctttctctttaaGACAAGGTCAAAAAACGTATTATAAATGAATCTCTCTCTCATTGTCTTATGGTTGCATCATTTTCACTTTTctgaaaatacttttattattgctGCTTAAAGGACATACCCATCAATTGAAACGCATTTTTGTTTGACTCGTCCTTCAGCAAAGCTGCATTCTTTCAATgcatctgtccctgcatgctctaaaaacttttatttgtctagtttttttgcaCTTCAATCTTTTAGAACTCTCTCTCAACTTTATATTATCCTAACTCAAACAGCCTAcagcttttcaaattttttgtttaccatTTCCTATctctttaactctattctttaCTTTTTAGTAACTCCCagcttaatagtggttgcttacaTCCTTGTTTGGAGTGAATTAGGTAAAAAATAGCAAAACCCACCATCCCTATGTGAGCCGTTATGCAAACAATTGTAATTCATATTCTTTGCCAATAGTAGGGTAAactggggtaaagtgaactgtttttgatatttaaaggaaaaattttcaaaataaaagccTAACATTttgcagttttcaaaatttatactatttaaagtagtatagtataaattaaaacaaaatagtaagattaaaaattattatcacattattaaatatatattcaaaaaaaacatattcattagttcactttacccccacATTAGGGTAAAGTGATCTATTTCATCTTTAACTCTTTTGTGTTTGTTATTTctgataaattaagttttttattgtgtACTTTGCCTTGCTGCttgatctttattttaaagcattcatttttttcatcgtttaatcttttaaatgcattttcTGATGTAAGACACTCACCTCCATTctcgtcttttttttttttttttaatgcgaaTGGAGACACTCGTCTCCATTcgcgtctttttttttttttttttgtagatcgCTTCTTGTATGAACGAGCATCACCCTTTGTAGCCATTGACTGTTCTTTTACTATTTCTCTTATGGTTTGTTTCCAGTAAAATAATCTACGTCTGATATTgatagttgatttattttttcattgtttaagtctttttttactggtattataattttttgtgaatTGTATTTGTTTGTTgactcattaaaaaattttcacaagtaTCATTATGATATTTGACATTGGTGTCTAAAGTGATGTTTTGAGggatgttattattataatcatttgtTTTCTGAGAAAAAGGGTGTTCATAGATTTCAGAAGGAATTAACTTGTCAGATGCTATAGAAGATGGATCAAAGGGAAAAATTTCAGTTTTGGCAAATGATTGTACTAAATGAGCTGGCTCAAAGGAggtatcataaagtttttttaataaagatgaaaaaacaGATTTTCCAACCACCTTCAGCCTTGACTCGGTAAACCAATAAGCCAGAATTTCACACCATACATGTTTAACTTGGCGTAAAATTTTGGCCAATTGGTGTACCGAGTCAAGGCTGAAGGTGGTTTAATCAAGTGGCTGAAGCAAATGCGAACAGTGAGCTGGCAAACACAAAAtagttatatgatttttaacTGCTTTTTCAACGGTTTCTAAAGAACCATCAAAGATAAGCAAAACAGGCTTGGGAGTGTCTTCCAACCATAAAACAAGATGGTTAAAGTATTCAGTGAAAACTTATGTTTCCATCCAACTTTTTTTGTCACCCCATATAAGAAACCCTTTGATCCACCAGATATCCACTCCttatacaaatttttcatagaaaataaaataaatggagGAAAATTCTTTCCAGCAGCTGATGTTGTTGCTAGTACAGTAAACTTTTCCTGATCCAGGAGCAACAATTACAGGGTTTTTAACACctcttttgcaaataattttttatttattgggtTAATGCAACACCCACTTTTATCACAGTTTAGTATTTGAGCAGATCTATTCATAATGTCACATTTTTCCAATGTAGCTTTCAGTAATGAAAACCAAGCGTCAACTACAGTTTTGTTACAACCTAAAGCTCTTGTTAATGTCAAAAGCTCATGGAGTccttatagatattttttttctgccaacgatttataaaattacaaaaccaCTGATCATCAGCAACgccattcaaaaattttttctgaaatccgTTTATTTCAATATACGTTTGAACAAgtttcataaattgttttttatccaATCCAAATCCAAAATCAGAAAATGCAGATAAAAGCGAAAcaaggggtcatccataaaggacgtcacgcTAAGTTTAACTAATGGCAAGAAGTCGGAGAATTTTGGCTCTCGTGCgcatagatttttatttattatagcgTCATACGTTCAATAAAAAATCTCCGCGGAAGGgagcaaataaacttttacttctggttagtatttaaattctaaatgaCGTCCTTAATGGATAATCCCCAAGATCTTTTTCAGCATCAACAGATAATCGGTTTGGTCGCCCTTCACCAACTTTGGACCATATTCTTTTGATGCAGCATACGaaggcatttttttatttttaactctagAAATAGCATTTTGCAACAAATAAGGTGCATATGTTTTTCTTCGagattcttttttcttaatgtagTTTCTTggcattatttcaatatattatatttctaaaagtaatttttttaaatttactttaatttttttaaatttactaaaatacttattttaagagtaaacaacttagttaagtaattacgatttatatatacaaatactaataatatttgatgaaaaagcATAACAAAAAGACTAGTTCCCTTTACCCCCAATAGACAGAAAAATaaggggtaaagtgaactaaattaatttacaaaataaaaacatagctATTTTATATCATgataaaaactacaatttttctaaagcagcattatattatcttttaaatgtatataaatgtatatataactgATATTCgcattaataacaacaaatcTTGAATTTACTAAAACCTATGCATAGTTTGAGAGCTTAATATTAAAACTTCCGccaaactcattttttaaaatggctattacatcaaaacaaaggctatattataattttttatttattttaacataacaattttattaaaacattttaaaatgttgtattaagcaaaaataatgctaaattgtttaacaaaaacttttttaagcgtgataattttaaagtttgaaataatagTTCACTTTACACCAGTTTACCCTATATTGTAAATTAGTATATAGTAACAAGGTCTTCTAGTTTATAGATCCCTGCTCCATAATTAACATTAGTGTCCATATAGTTCAAAGACGATTTGCTTAGAAATTAAATCTTTGATCGTGCCATACTGCATTAAAGccaaatcttttcaaaaaaatgtttgtggtTGTCTCAAATTATGAAAAGCAATCAAGCATTGGATTATAAAAATGTGGAAACTTGTCATATTTTTAGACGAAGCACAAGTTAAATGGTTGGTATGGACGCAAGTcaataacaaacatttaattgttaaatgtCTTAGTTAACAAGTTTTACGACAACAGGCCCAACGACacgtttcaaaattatttttttttttttaaaaaaagacaaaaaagacaacgtgttttatttatgatatatatatatatatatatatatatatatatatatatatatatatatatatatatataatacacatataaataaaagtgattaatatttgttttggaACCTCCAAAACACCAAACTCGAGTTAAgcatttgtttgatttttgttctaatatatatttttaaactaaaaaagaggaatatttttgttttatatttattattattgattatgaaaaaaaaaatggttttttaaatacGTCTTTTGCAGCAcaagttgtaaaattattatcaaaaagtgATAACGTCGTTTTCTGCAAAGTGTGAATTTgttgataattaatttaataatttaactattaataactcattacttttaattaacaCATTACTAAATtactgtaatatattttatcattatattagattttagttaaaatatttattataaatgttttaattagattatattttaaacatacaaaacatttttgtatgatTCCTAACTTCAccttttatttatcaaaaaaacatagGCTGTTTTTTTGATGACTGACTGTTTGACAATTATCTTATTACTAAATATCAAACGAgtgaaagttatttaaaaaataacaaaacatattttttacaatcaCAATAATTCTACTGTTTCTCAAAGCGAATTTCTCAAGTCTCACAAAAGTATTTTGCAATTGCGTCAAACTATTTTACAAGTTCAAAGAGTAACGTTTGCTTTTTATTAACTACTTCCTGAGTACTAACATATAAAGTGctatttaaaatgcatttaaaatagcACGTAGCGTTAAGTTACAATACTGTTTAAAATACTGATAACTTTTacttttcttgttttatatattttaattttaaattttgaagttctTTAAAGAGATTCTTATCGATCGTTGCTGACGCAAACCAATTATTGCTAACGTATGGTTAATTACTTGAAGTAAATAGTTATTcaacataattaatattaaacgCATAAGTactttgaaaaagtgttttatatatgaataattgttatatatgcGTTATACgtcgtttattttatttatgtatcaTGATTAATTCCTatgatattgtttatatatatttttaagttgtttgtttacgttattaatagttaattaaaactttgtatatatatatatatatatatatatatatatatatatatatatatatatatatatatatatatatatataaaacatcaaCTTTCACTTtcgaaaaaaaaacagaaacctatatatatatatatatatatatatatatatatatatatatataaaaaatcaactttcactttcgaaaaaaaaacagaaaccTAGCGTAACTTTTCATTAGTAAACTTTTCATTTCGTaagttttcataaataaaacatttaaaaaaatattagagttgaaatataaataaatgcatacatttttttctttagctaaataaaaataaatggaaactTCTTTATTTATCAACGAGCAACAGCCAAATTCGTGGAAGGATGTAAACAGTTCTTTATACGAAGGATTAGAGTTTATTGCAAGAAATAAACAGCAGCATCTTCAGTTCACGAAAGTGCAAAATTGCTCGCTCAGTGAATCAAAAGACAACAAAAATATAGATGCTACGATTCCCACCCTTATGGAAAAGGAAATATTTGAACAACCTCAAAGCATTCAACAATCAATGTTAGGAAGAGTTgattttgataactttaaaattcatcTGAACGgcattgaaacttttttaaatgatctacTTCGGTGTCGTAGAATAATTTTAGTTGGTGCTGGATCAAGTTTTCACGTAGCGTTGGCTTGTAGACAAATAATGGAGGAACTTTTAGATCTGCCCGTTTTTGTAGAAACAAGTAGTGATTTATTAGATAGAGAAGTTCCTATTTTTCGTGACGATGTCTGTATTTTTATCAGTCAATCCGGCGAAACTAGCGATGTATTAAATGCATGCAAGTATTGTAAAAAGAAAGAAGCTTTACTAATGGGTATAACAAACGAGGAGAACAGCACCTTATCTGCTGAAACCCATTTTGGTATTAATCTAAATGCAGGTAATGAAGTTGGTGTTACCAGTACCAAAACGTATACGAGTCAATTTATTGTACTTACTATGTTTTCGTTAAAAATGGCAGAAGATAAACGATCAAAACAAAAACGCGTTCAAGAAATTATTTCCGAATTGAAAACAATACCCGACAAAGTTAAGactgttttaaaactaaataactatttaaaagatttagcaCAAAAGTACGTcaattgtaaaagtttattgGTAATGGGGAGGGGTTACCAACAAGCAACTTGTCTAGAAGggtcttttaaatttaaagaagttgtAAATATTCATTCAGAAGGTATTCATTCTGGTGAACTGAAGCATGGTCCACTGGCACTAATCGATGAAAACATGCCtattataatgattataatGCGAGATGCGATATACGAGAAATGTATTAACGCGTTTCAACAAGTAAAAGCAAGAGGAGGGAAACCAATCGTTATATGCGAAGAAGATGacgaaacaacaaaaaacatggTGGATATTTCAATATGCATACCAAAAACGTCAGATTGTTTAATGGGAATTTTAGCAATAATCCCTTTCCAATTATTATCATTACATTTAGCagttttaaaaggtaaaaatgcTGACGAACCGCAACACTTAAAGAAAACAGTAACAGACGATGCATAGAAATTCATTTGCAACTGACATGAATTGAttcttgtaaaattatttttatcaattttatgaacaatttatataatttttaatttatattttttaaacttattaaatgaaACACTAATAACgcatatttattaacaaacctaaatatcattttcattttaattaatacgttaaataattttcatttttgtattatttataaagatttgtctaagatttataagttaaatattttgtttttatttttacctttttcatATTCctttatataacttattaaaagttgtaaaaacaacaatgctttttaaaattaaaaaattaaagtacctataacttttgaaaaataaattcagtaaaattacttaatactattggaaaattagaaaactattaTACAATCGAAAAACAATAAATGAGCGCAGAACAAGGTTTCCTTTATTGTAGAAATGCACGTTGCTAAACATACTATCAACATTATGCTTATAATAGGGagctagtttatatttattaacttatattttttaaataaaaaatataaatcaataacTATGAAGCAAAAATCTCACTTAACCCgaggaaatttttaaaagactttatttctaaattttaaatatttaaaaaactttattattaaattaacgATTTTGCCCCTCCACTTCAAAActcgtgtcgtcggccctgccAGTTTCATAATAGTTGCTttaatttatagatttaaaaagaactttagataaaaaaggtagaaagaatatagtgtagtagaaaacttttttttataaactattttttatattacaaaactaaaaaatatcactatactattatattcatttatatcaTTAACTGTTGCTAAGTAAACCATTTGCTATTTAGTTGCACATAGGGAACAACGATAGTAAATTTTACTATTGCTTTGTCTTTTGTATATTAGAAACAATGGCTGCAGAGGTAAGTTCACAGTGCGCTTAATTTTGGGGTTTTACAACACAACGTGTCAGCAGATATCACGTATGCGCAAAAAATCtagtaaaactatttatttattacatcaaAATACGGAACAGAATTTTTGAACGAGATAaagagttttttgaaaataaagactTCTAATTAAAGTtcagaaatttgaaattttagttcCTGTCCGTTAGAAACAAGTTTTAcgtgcatttattttttaatttaaaaactttatttaccgTTTATAGGATATTATAGTTTAGTTTTTGTCAACTAATTAAAATCAGcacatataactttatatagcaCACACCAACATAAAAATCGttgataaataaacaaatagccttttaaggcttttaaataaaagataagcCTTAACAACAATGTTTGAAATTTACAtcaatattacaataaataaaaaattaagaaacaattaaagtttcaatacacaagaaagttgaaaaagaaacaaataaatagttataaaggattgtaaacaaataaaataagccTGCCGAAGAtctaatttacaatttttatactatatatccaatttaaaatacataagaaacaaaaaacaatttataaattttagtaaacaaaaaaattaaaaaaaaaaagttttcaaaagtgccatattttacaaaaacaattattgccctattttaataagtttttaaaacttactaaACTTTAACACGACATGGTCACACGACTTTATTTGAAGAGTTCCTAAGCGAGGTGGCTCTATACAAAACGTTGTtagtacatttttaatttagagcCTTTGGGAGGTAGCAACATTTTTTTGCACCATGGAAGTTCATTAGGaatgtttttaattgtaagcaggttttttattaatggtgGATTCagattattattagatttaaatactCCAAAAGAAACCAATACTTATTGCGggaattattttctaaaaccaatagtttttcaaaagaaatgaTTATGATTTCCTCATTTTTAACTGCTGTTTTTGTTCAAACCGCCGCGCAATTAGTCAAAACtggttattaaggtgctcccagaagttctaacgatcttatcacagagcaccgcggaagacaatttaactagaaagttcacgccttaTTCCTTACTAATGTCGCTTATTGGGCTAGAACCGGCGTTGAACCCCGAACCTTTCGGTTCTGATCTCGAACCCTTACTACTGCGCTTTTTTGATACCTGACATTGAGAACTTATGTTTTGAATTGTTGTATCAATAAAACGTCAACGTTGACTCTAAAAAGTAGCAGAGAGATAATAACGCGCCAGTTAGctcaaaattcttatttgtctcAACCCTCAATTGtcaaaattcttatttatagtGGCTTTTAAAGGccactataaataaatttattgatacaACAATTCAAAACATAAGTTCTCAATGTCAGGTATCAAAAAAGCGCAGTGGTAAGGGTTCGAGATCAGAACCGAAACGTCCGGGGTTCAACGCCGGTTCTAGCCCAATAAGCGACATTAGTAAGGAAtaaggcgtgaactttctagtTAAATTGTCTTCCGTTAgaacttctgggagcaccttaataaccaCATAAAATagggtatttttttaatgaaaagaaaataGGTAACAGATGATTTCAGAATAATGAacatcttcaaaaaatattctaatttgttgatttttgacTCTGATCACTTGATGAAAGTAAATCAGTAATTTGTGGCCGGATAGGGGAACTTAATACCAGCTGTAATGTTTGATAAACAACAAATCAGTGTTCTAGCAAAAACCACTGAAGTGGTTTATTCTGTCTAAAATCAGTTTTCTTGTTGAAAGACAACGTAAATGGTATTAAAGATCTTTTTAAGCAGTTCTTTTTCCAACCCCTCAGCAACAATCGCGTATCCTACAAtaaaaaacgttcaaaaatAAGCTGTTGTTAAACTTTCTGggtgtatttttcttttttaatgccCGAAAAGAATGAACCTAAAAAATCTACAACCAGACCTTGTTTCTTCATTAGAATTTTCTGAACTTTCTCTTTCTCATCTTTTACATGTTTCTCTAACCTTCTATATCTCTAGGTCTTTTGTGTTACTGATGTGTATAAGGTGCTCCACAAATTGAATCctgttataaaagaaataaggcCCAAGGtcaaaatttgtttcaattcaGGCTCATGCTCTTCAATTTTACTCCGTTTGTTCATTTATGATTGCTTGTATCCACAAATGGAGCAGCATTTATTGAAATTGTTATGTCTTCTGGATGTTGTAATAACCATCAATCAAAATAAGGTTTAATTTATGATTTACAAAGTGTTGATCATTGCTAGAGGTAAATTAACACTCTTGGAAAACTCTGGCTACTTCATTAACACTTACCAAGTCTTTTTGACAAACTCGGACAAAAGTATTTCGTATGAGTAACATTTGGGCTTAAAATTGCTCCTTTTTTTTACATGACCAGATTCTAGCCTTCTTAAACGAAGACAGGAGCTTGCAGCATTTTCTTACATAACAAAGTTACGATGCAAGTTTAAAAAGGATTAGAAACAttagattttttcaatttttgcggtaattaagggTGGTTCTTGGTCCGTGGTTGTCTACACCTATATACAAAAGTTACATTTCAAACTTAAAAGtagtattacttttttgtttttactctgAAATAAGTTTTTGAGCATTCATATCTGTGATTCAATACTCTTgacgtaaatataaaaaagttaattttaatagacATCAAAGATACTGTCAACCAGGCTTATGGAGTCGAAGGTTTTGTAACtgttagaaaaatattaaaaaaaaatagaaattcaaTAAATAGTTCATTCAACAAGTTAGTTAAACAAGGtatgaataaaatttgtctACAGTAAAATAAAGATACATTCTATTCCTTTAAAAATTACGAGAGTCGTGAGCCGTTCAACTTTTGCGGCTCCAGCTCCAGCTCCGGCTCGGTTCCACAAGCCTGCTGTCAACAACTTTTTAActgaaaagaaacttttttttattttctagaactataaaaaggaaaagaaTTCTCAGTTTTTGATATAGCTTTGTTTTTTCCGAATGTCTGCAGTAATATATGGACGAGAATTATTAACCGTTAGATTATGCGcaattctggaaaaaaaaaattctttcggAATAATATTGAGATCcagaatttttttacatttataaccGTCAATGTTTATTTTGCAAACGCTAGTTAAGAAATTTAGCCTTTCGCAGTTGAGTTACGAAATAAAACTATTTCGCTACGTATGAAAGTAGCGCTTACGGAGGTCGTACTTGCAAAACAAAACTTCTTTCGAAATGAAACTGTTTCACACCGCAACTTGAGAAACAgtttttaacggaaaaaaacGGAAAGAAATgctaaatagtaaataaatgaagAGTACACGAGAAAAAACGGcatattcatatttataaagtatatattaatcatttataaaaattttcatataaagcATAGaagtaaattagaaaaataatttcttaattaatttatctgaagtttacatttttaataaaatatttgtaacttttatttaaaaattttttttcctaacttTATACAAAGGCTATTATAAATGattcataaatactttttaaaaactttataaatgcgACTATGCCGTTTTTTCCCGTGTACTCTTCATATTTAATTATGCTTTATGAACGAAATACGTATAGTTAACTTAGTAactaaaatactatttattatataatattaataagtttcagtggtaaaattttataaataaacgtAGACTTTCatgaaatatacttttttaaatgtgttttttaaatgttaaatgattttattaccTTAATATTaacaagtaatttaaaaaatttagaaaacaacctaatcaaagatttttttttttaatgttttcctttatgaaaaaaaacaaagttagaGTGTGAAGTTAGAAAGGGTACGTGACAAATTGCAAGATTCAGTAAGTATTGACAACAACGAAACAACCcgtgaaattaaattaaactttgtaATAGAACCAAGTATTTTACTAGATTTTTGTGTATGAGAACGTAAATAGTAAATCTATATTTCTGCTAATTCAAGAGCAATAAGCAACCGAAAGTTGGTAAttgatacaataaaatatatatataaactctgGCGTTTGGACAGTGGGCGAAGGAAGCGTTGCCCTTCCCCCTCCCCcaactttttctgtttaaacTTTAACTACTTTAGATCTATGCTTTCTCAGCcgtcatttattttgttttttaacatttaatgtataacttttgttttactttgtatgattttttaaaatccttaGTAATCCAAGGTGAATTTAAGTTTTGTGGACTTAAAGTCTTTTCACAAATCGGAAAgttaattattgttaaataaataaataattattctttaaattgttctaCATCAGCGTGATCAAACatacgttttttaatttttttgtgctaaatttttattttagagctTGATCGAATAgctaaaaaattggaaaaaggtCAGATATATCTGTTTTTAGAATTCCTTTTTGAATATCATTGTTAACGATATCTGCTGTGATATGTCATCTAGCAGAGTCGCTGAGTTTACTGTAACTCCAGTCGGGCGGTTAATCAAGGGTACTgctgagtattttttttttgtcatagaaatttttaattttaaattcgtTGTTGCAGAGAAaacagtttatattaaaatctccgacaagaaaattttttttttcttttatttctttcttttaaaataattttattgaaaaaaatggtcAAGTTTTCACTTAACCCGTCAGATggtcgataacaacagcttcataaaataattcttgCATGGTTGTTtaaatttcaatagttaaaatttctttatcacCATCAGAAGCAATTAAATCATTCTTTAGGCATGtactatattttcatttaaaagctAAGAACTCCACCACCACGTTTATTATTTTGCCATTCTAAAGAGATTTACTAAAAATGAGAAAGTTGAAAATTTGTGTTATCAAAACTTTTCGAATTAATCCAATTTTCAGTTAAACAAgttatataaaggttttattttctttaataatattgaaaaaattttcaaaattacgaCTTAGTTTTCTTATATTAATGCAGAGTATTATTATCTAATCGTAGTTTTTATcattagttttcttaaataaaaaaaaactcttctaTTTAGCTAGGATAATAATACGTGGAATCAGTAAATAAATCATGATAATTTATGTCTGGGTCAATATTTTCACCCGATGAGAAATAATTAGTTTCTGAAACGTTGAAGTTTAATgattcaaaatcatttatttcCGACATTTTAATTAGCGTAAAATtacaaaagctttttttaatactttacttagaaattacttgtttttaaaagttacgttctaaatgtattttaaatgtcttttaaacgccTTCTAAGCATTCTtacgtaaagaacgtttaaaagacgtttaaaaaacgttaaaagacatttagaacgtaacttttaaaaacaaatacccGTAGGGTAGTCTTTTTTTGAGCTTGAATAGTTTCCTTTGCAAagtctttgttattttttgtgtcagcatgaaaaagaaaaaatttcaataacattACCGTTGTCATGCGTTTTTTCTGGTTATCTGAAAACAGTTAGGAAAATTATTCCTAAGAGTATTTACGCAACTATTTTTGCTCCAAATCTTTctatgtgttttatttttatgtttaagatAGCCAAACTTCCTTCatatataaagaaaagataGGCAATCATTTATTTTGGCGCTTTACTTCAGTTAGTGTTAGCtcagcatatttttttagtgacGTCAACAATTAGATGGGCCGTTGAACACTGTGTGGTGTACCCTAGGCATTTTTATTGACCTTTCTAAAGCTTTTGGTACCGTAAATCATAGTATTTTGcttcataaacttaaatactacggcataaaaaataatctgttaaaaatggtatcaaaatgtttctaaaaaaaagcgAAAGCAATACGGATAATAATGGATGCTGTAATGAAATGACTGAAataacatgtggtgttccacagaaataacatgtggtgttccacagaAATAgcatgtggtgttccacagaaataacatgtggtgttccacagaaataacatgtggtgttccacagaaataacatgtggtgttccacagaaataacatgtggtgttccacagaaataacatgtggtgttccacagaaataacatgtggtgttccacagaaacaacatgtggtgttccacagaAATAtcatgtggt encodes:
- the LOC105844017 gene encoding glutamine--fructose-6-phosphate aminotransferase [isomerizing] 2, whose product is METSLFINEQQPNSWKDVNSSLYEGLEFIARNKQQHLQFTKVQNCSLSESKDNKNIDATIPTLMEKEIFEQPQSIQQSMLGRVDFDNFKIHLNGIETFLNDLLRCRRIILVGAGSSFHVALACRQIMEELLDLPVFVETSSDLLDREVPIFRDDVCIFISQSGETSDVLNACKYCKKKEALLMGITNEENSTLSAETHFGINLNAGNEVGVTSTKTYTSQFIVLTMFSLKMAEDKRSKQKRVQEIISELKTIPDKVKTVLKLNNYLKDLAQKYVNCKSLLVMGRGYQQATCLEGSFKFKEVVNIHSEGIHSGELKHGPLALIDENMPIIMIIMRDAIYEKCINAFQQVKARGGKPIVICEEDDETTKNMVDISICIPKTSDCLMGILAIIPFQLLSLHLAVLKGKNADEPQHLKKTVTDDA